A single Thermoleophilia bacterium DNA region contains:
- a CDS encoding acyl-CoA dehydratase activase has translation MRVLGLDIGSRSVDAVWLEEGRVLDAAVADSGFDPQAAARVFVDRRLHDVIVATGYGRHAAREAFGSEIVSEITAFASGVHELFPQASSVLDIGGQDTKVISLGEGGRVVDFEMNDKCAAGTGKFLEVMARALGFDLEYMAAEALSATGDEVQISSMCTVFAESEVTGLVHRGTDRGAVARGLHQAIAKRTLGALKRVGATGPLVFAGGVAKNVAMVEFITLGFDGDVLVPEEAQTVGALGAALQKTKEKR, from the coding sequence ATGCGCGTTCTCGGTCTCGACATAGGCTCCAGAAGCGTCGACGCGGTCTGGCTCGAGGAGGGCCGCGTGCTCGACGCAGCCGTGGCCGATTCCGGTTTCGACCCGCAGGCGGCGGCGCGCGTCTTCGTCGACCGCCGCCTGCACGACGTCATCGTCGCCACGGGTTACGGCCGTCACGCCGCGCGCGAGGCGTTCGGCAGCGAGATCGTCTCGGAGATCACGGCCTTCGCGAGCGGTGTCCACGAGCTCTTCCCGCAGGCGTCGAGCGTGCTCGACATCGGCGGTCAGGACACCAAGGTGATCTCGCTGGGAGAGGGCGGGCGCGTGGTCGACTTCGAGATGAACGACAAGTGCGCCGCGGGAACCGGCAAGTTCCTCGAAGTCATGGCCCGCGCACTCGGCTTCGACCTCGAGTACATGGCGGCCGAAGCGCTCTCGGCCACCGGCGACGAGGTCCAGATATCGAGCATGTGCACGGTGTTCGCAGAGAGTGAGGTTACGGGCCTCGTGCACCGCGGCACCGACCGTGGCGCCGTCGCGCGCGGGCTCCATCAGGCGATCGCCAAGCGCACGCTCGGCGCGCTCAAGCGCGTCGGCGCAACGGGCCCGCTCGTGTTCGCCGGCGGCGTCGCCAAGAACGTTGCCATGGTCGAGTTCATCACCCTTGGCTTCGACGGCGACGTGCTCGTGCCGGAGGAAGCGCAGACAGTGGGCGCCCTCGGCGCCGCGCTGCAGAAGACGAAGGAGAAGCGCTAG